One window from the genome of Cryptomeria japonica chromosome 6, Sugi_1.0, whole genome shotgun sequence encodes:
- the LOC131033162 gene encoding delta(24)-sterol reductase isoform X3 — protein MSSDIEQPILGRPRRKKIWVDYFVNFRWIIVIFVVLPLSFTFYFLGYLGDVWSESKSFKRRQKEHDENVEKVIKRLKQRDPSKDGLVCTARKPWIAVGMRNVDYKRARHFEVDLSAFRNILEIDKERMVARVEPLVNMGQITRVTVPMNLALAVVAELDDLTVGGLINGYGIEGSSHIYGLFADTVVAYEIVLADGRLVRATKDNEFSDLFYAIPWSQGTLGLLVAAEIKLIPVKEYMRLTYKPAKGTIRELAQAYIDSFAPRDGDQDNPSKVPDFVEGMIYNPTEGVFMTGRYASKEEAKKKGNVINSVGWWFKPWFYQHAETALKRGEFVEYIPTREYYHRHTRCLYWEGKLILPFADQWWFRWTLGWLMPPKVSFLKATQGEAIRNYYHEMHVIQDMLVPLHKVADALEFQHRVMEIYPIWVCPHRLFKLPVKTMIYPQPGFELEHRQGNTEYAEMYTDVGIYYAPGPVLRGEAFDGAEAVRKMEKWLIENHGYQPQYAVSELNEKDFWRMFDGSLYNRCRDKYRAVGTFMSVYYKSKKGRKTEKEVQEEEQKQYESGYAELDQPMD, from the exons ATGTCTTCAGATATCGAACAGCCAATATTGGGCAGGCCCAGGAGGAAGAAAATCTGGGTGGATTACTTTGTGAACTTCAGATGGATCATAGTCATATTTGTGGTGCTGCCTCTCTCTTTCACTTTCTATTTCCTGGGCTACTTGGGGGACGTCTGGTCTGAGAGTAAGTCCTTTAAGAGGAGACAGAAAGAGCATGATGAAAATGTCGAGAAAGTCATCAAGCGCCTCAAGCAGAGAGACCCATCGAAAGATGGCCTTGTTTGTACTGCCAGGAAGCCCTGGATTGCAGTGGGTATGCGCAATGTGGACTACAAGAGAGCCAGACATTTTGAGGTGGATCTCTCTGCTTTCAGAAATATACTTGAAATTGATAAGGAGAGAATGGTGGCCAGAGTGGAGCCTCTGGTGAATATGGGTCAGATTACGAGGGTGACTGTGCCCATGAATCTGGCCCTTGCAGTTGTGGCTGAGCTAGATGATCTTACTGTTGGAGGTTTGATCAATGGGTATGGTATTGAGGGGAGTTCCCACATTTATGGGCTATTTGCTGATACTGTTGTGGCGTATGAGATTGTTTTGGCAGATGGAAGATTGGTTAGAGCTACAAAAGATAACGAGTTTTCTGATCTATTCTATGCAATCCCATGGTCTCAGGGTACTTTGGGTTTACTGGTAGCAGCAGAGATTAAACTCATACCAGTCAAGGAATACATGAGACTGACATACAAGCCTGCGAAGGGCACTATCAGAGAGTTGGCTCAGGCTTATATTGATTCTTTTGCACCCAGGGATGGAGATCAGGACAACCCCTCCAAGGTCCCTGATTTTGTAGAGGGTATGATCTATAACCCCACTGAAGGTGTGTTTATGACAGGGAGATATGCCTCAAAAGAAGAGGCGAAGAAAAAGGGTAACGTAATTAACAGTGTTGGTTGGTGGTTCAAGCCCTGGTTCTATCAGCATGCTGAGACTGCACTTAAGAGAGGGGAATTTGTTGAGTATATTCCTACTAGAGAGTACTATCACAGGCATACAAGGTGTCTCTATTGGGAGGGGAAGCTCATTTTGCCATTTGCTGATCAATGGTGGTTCAGATGGACGCTTGGATGGCTGATGCCTCCCAAGGTTTCTTTTCTTAAGGCTACTCAGGGAGAAGCTATCAGAAACTATTACCATGAAATGCATGTAATCCAGGACATGCTTGTTCCTCTGCACAAGGTTGCAGATGCACTTGAATTTCAGCATCGCGTGATGGAG ATCTATCCAATTTGGGTTTGTCCTCATCGTCTTTTCAAGCTCCCTGTGAAGACGATGATTTATCCACAGCCTGGTTTTGAGTTGGAACACAGGCAAGGTAACACAGAATATGCTGAGATGTACACAGATGTTGGAATTTATTATGCTCCAGGTCCTGTCTTGCGTGGTGAAGCATTTGATGGGGCAGAGGCAGtacggaaaatggagaaatggctAATTGAGAACCATGGCTATCAACCCCAATATGCAGTTTCAGAATTAAATGAGAAAGACTTCTGGCGCATGTTTGATGGTTCTCTCTACAACCGCTGCAGAGACAAGTACAGAGCTGTGGGAACTTTCATGAGCGTCTACTATAAAAGTAAGAagggaagaaaaactgaaaaggaGGTTCAAGAGGAAGAGCAAAAGCAATACGAGAGTGGATATGCTGAATTAGATCAACCTATGGACTAA
- the LOC131033162 gene encoding delta(24)-sterol reductase isoform X2, with product MGPGLFMQGPVRQYIFWLSLQLTNSILHRCSCEGAKMSSDIEQPILGRPRRKKIWVDYFVNFRWIIVIFVVLPLSFTFYFLGYLGDVWSESKSFKRRQKEHDENVEKVIKRLKQRDPSKDGLVCTARKPWIAVGMRNVDYKRARHFEVDLSAFRNILEIDKERMVARVEPLVNMGQITRVTVPMNLALAVVAELDDLTVGGLINGYGIEGSSHIYGLFADTVVAYEIVLADGRLVRATKDNEFSDLFYAIPWSQGTLGLLVAAEIKLIPVKEYMRLTYKPAKGTIRELAQAYIDSFAPRDGDQDNPSKVPDFVEGMIYNPTEGVFMTGRYASKEEAKKKGNVINSVGWWFKPWFYQHAETALKRGEFVEYIPTREYYHRHTRCLYWEGKLILPFADQWWFRWTLGWLMPPKVSFLKATQGEAIRNYYHEMHVIQDMLVPLHKVADALEFQHRVMEIYPIWVCPHRLFKLPVKTMIYPQPGFELEHRQGNTEYAEMYTDVGIYYAPGPVLRGEAFDGAEAVRKMEKWLIENHGYQPQYAVSELNEKDFWRMFDGSLYNRCRDKYRAVGTFMSVYYKSKKGRKTEKEVQEEEQKQYESGYAELDQPMD from the exons ATGGGGCCGGGCTTGTTTATGCAAGGGCCCGTGCGTCAGTATATCTTCTGGCTTTCTCTGCAACTAACTAACTCG ATATTGCACAGGTGTAGTTGTGAAGGGGCAAAAATGTCTTCAGATATCGAACAGCCAATATTGGGCAGGCCCAGGAGGAAGAAAATCTGGGTGGATTACTTTGTGAACTTCAGATGGATCATAGTCATATTTGTGGTGCTGCCTCTCTCTTTCACTTTCTATTTCCTGGGCTACTTGGGGGACGTCTGGTCTGAGAGTAAGTCCTTTAAGAGGAGACAGAAAGAGCATGATGAAAATGTCGAGAAAGTCATCAAGCGCCTCAAGCAGAGAGACCCATCGAAAGATGGCCTTGTTTGTACTGCCAGGAAGCCCTGGATTGCAGTGGGTATGCGCAATGTGGACTACAAGAGAGCCAGACATTTTGAGGTGGATCTCTCTGCTTTCAGAAATATACTTGAAATTGATAAGGAGAGAATGGTGGCCAGAGTGGAGCCTCTGGTGAATATGGGTCAGATTACGAGGGTGACTGTGCCCATGAATCTGGCCCTTGCAGTTGTGGCTGAGCTAGATGATCTTACTGTTGGAGGTTTGATCAATGGGTATGGTATTGAGGGGAGTTCCCACATTTATGGGCTATTTGCTGATACTGTTGTGGCGTATGAGATTGTTTTGGCAGATGGAAGATTGGTTAGAGCTACAAAAGATAACGAGTTTTCTGATCTATTCTATGCAATCCCATGGTCTCAGGGTACTTTGGGTTTACTGGTAGCAGCAGAGATTAAACTCATACCAGTCAAGGAATACATGAGACTGACATACAAGCCTGCGAAGGGCACTATCAGAGAGTTGGCTCAGGCTTATATTGATTCTTTTGCACCCAGGGATGGAGATCAGGACAACCCCTCCAAGGTCCCTGATTTTGTAGAGGGTATGATCTATAACCCCACTGAAGGTGTGTTTATGACAGGGAGATATGCCTCAAAAGAAGAGGCGAAGAAAAAGGGTAACGTAATTAACAGTGTTGGTTGGTGGTTCAAGCCCTGGTTCTATCAGCATGCTGAGACTGCACTTAAGAGAGGGGAATTTGTTGAGTATATTCCTACTAGAGAGTACTATCACAGGCATACAAGGTGTCTCTATTGGGAGGGGAAGCTCATTTTGCCATTTGCTGATCAATGGTGGTTCAGATGGACGCTTGGATGGCTGATGCCTCCCAAGGTTTCTTTTCTTAAGGCTACTCAGGGAGAAGCTATCAGAAACTATTACCATGAAATGCATGTAATCCAGGACATGCTTGTTCCTCTGCACAAGGTTGCAGATGCACTTGAATTTCAGCATCGCGTGATGGAG ATCTATCCAATTTGGGTTTGTCCTCATCGTCTTTTCAAGCTCCCTGTGAAGACGATGATTTATCCACAGCCTGGTTTTGAGTTGGAACACAGGCAAGGTAACACAGAATATGCTGAGATGTACACAGATGTTGGAATTTATTATGCTCCAGGTCCTGTCTTGCGTGGTGAAGCATTTGATGGGGCAGAGGCAGtacggaaaatggagaaatggctAATTGAGAACCATGGCTATCAACCCCAATATGCAGTTTCAGAATTAAATGAGAAAGACTTCTGGCGCATGTTTGATGGTTCTCTCTACAACCGCTGCAGAGACAAGTACAGAGCTGTGGGAACTTTCATGAGCGTCTACTATAAAAGTAAGAagggaagaaaaactgaaaaggaGGTTCAAGAGGAAGAGCAAAAGCAATACGAGAGTGGATATGCTGAATTAGATCAACCTATGGACTAA
- the LOC131033162 gene encoding delta(24)-sterol reductase isoform X1 yields the protein MSILLFNGKFNFNIHILILEDSLSKPLFSTGRFTINTTFQHWCSCEGAKMSSDIEQPILGRPRRKKIWVDYFVNFRWIIVIFVVLPLSFTFYFLGYLGDVWSESKSFKRRQKEHDENVEKVIKRLKQRDPSKDGLVCTARKPWIAVGMRNVDYKRARHFEVDLSAFRNILEIDKERMVARVEPLVNMGQITRVTVPMNLALAVVAELDDLTVGGLINGYGIEGSSHIYGLFADTVVAYEIVLADGRLVRATKDNEFSDLFYAIPWSQGTLGLLVAAEIKLIPVKEYMRLTYKPAKGTIRELAQAYIDSFAPRDGDQDNPSKVPDFVEGMIYNPTEGVFMTGRYASKEEAKKKGNVINSVGWWFKPWFYQHAETALKRGEFVEYIPTREYYHRHTRCLYWEGKLILPFADQWWFRWTLGWLMPPKVSFLKATQGEAIRNYYHEMHVIQDMLVPLHKVADALEFQHRVMEIYPIWVCPHRLFKLPVKTMIYPQPGFELEHRQGNTEYAEMYTDVGIYYAPGPVLRGEAFDGAEAVRKMEKWLIENHGYQPQYAVSELNEKDFWRMFDGSLYNRCRDKYRAVGTFMSVYYKSKKGRKTEKEVQEEEQKQYESGYAELDQPMD from the exons ATGTCAATACTACTCTTTAATGGTAAGTTCAATTTTAATATTCACATTTTAATTCTGGAAGATTCACTCTCAAAACCTCTTTTCAGCACCGGTAGATTCACTATCAATACCACTTTTCAGCATTG GTGTAGTTGTGAAGGGGCAAAAATGTCTTCAGATATCGAACAGCCAATATTGGGCAGGCCCAGGAGGAAGAAAATCTGGGTGGATTACTTTGTGAACTTCAGATGGATCATAGTCATATTTGTGGTGCTGCCTCTCTCTTTCACTTTCTATTTCCTGGGCTACTTGGGGGACGTCTGGTCTGAGAGTAAGTCCTTTAAGAGGAGACAGAAAGAGCATGATGAAAATGTCGAGAAAGTCATCAAGCGCCTCAAGCAGAGAGACCCATCGAAAGATGGCCTTGTTTGTACTGCCAGGAAGCCCTGGATTGCAGTGGGTATGCGCAATGTGGACTACAAGAGAGCCAGACATTTTGAGGTGGATCTCTCTGCTTTCAGAAATATACTTGAAATTGATAAGGAGAGAATGGTGGCCAGAGTGGAGCCTCTGGTGAATATGGGTCAGATTACGAGGGTGACTGTGCCCATGAATCTGGCCCTTGCAGTTGTGGCTGAGCTAGATGATCTTACTGTTGGAGGTTTGATCAATGGGTATGGTATTGAGGGGAGTTCCCACATTTATGGGCTATTTGCTGATACTGTTGTGGCGTATGAGATTGTTTTGGCAGATGGAAGATTGGTTAGAGCTACAAAAGATAACGAGTTTTCTGATCTATTCTATGCAATCCCATGGTCTCAGGGTACTTTGGGTTTACTGGTAGCAGCAGAGATTAAACTCATACCAGTCAAGGAATACATGAGACTGACATACAAGCCTGCGAAGGGCACTATCAGAGAGTTGGCTCAGGCTTATATTGATTCTTTTGCACCCAGGGATGGAGATCAGGACAACCCCTCCAAGGTCCCTGATTTTGTAGAGGGTATGATCTATAACCCCACTGAAGGTGTGTTTATGACAGGGAGATATGCCTCAAAAGAAGAGGCGAAGAAAAAGGGTAACGTAATTAACAGTGTTGGTTGGTGGTTCAAGCCCTGGTTCTATCAGCATGCTGAGACTGCACTTAAGAGAGGGGAATTTGTTGAGTATATTCCTACTAGAGAGTACTATCACAGGCATACAAGGTGTCTCTATTGGGAGGGGAAGCTCATTTTGCCATTTGCTGATCAATGGTGGTTCAGATGGACGCTTGGATGGCTGATGCCTCCCAAGGTTTCTTTTCTTAAGGCTACTCAGGGAGAAGCTATCAGAAACTATTACCATGAAATGCATGTAATCCAGGACATGCTTGTTCCTCTGCACAAGGTTGCAGATGCACTTGAATTTCAGCATCGCGTGATGGAG ATCTATCCAATTTGGGTTTGTCCTCATCGTCTTTTCAAGCTCCCTGTGAAGACGATGATTTATCCACAGCCTGGTTTTGAGTTGGAACACAGGCAAGGTAACACAGAATATGCTGAGATGTACACAGATGTTGGAATTTATTATGCTCCAGGTCCTGTCTTGCGTGGTGAAGCATTTGATGGGGCAGAGGCAGtacggaaaatggagaaatggctAATTGAGAACCATGGCTATCAACCCCAATATGCAGTTTCAGAATTAAATGAGAAAGACTTCTGGCGCATGTTTGATGGTTCTCTCTACAACCGCTGCAGAGACAAGTACAGAGCTGTGGGAACTTTCATGAGCGTCTACTATAAAAGTAAGAagggaagaaaaactgaaaaggaGGTTCAAGAGGAAGAGCAAAAGCAATACGAGAGTGGATATGCTGAATTAGATCAACCTATGGACTAA